Proteins found in one Zea mays cultivar B73 chromosome 1, Zm-B73-REFERENCE-NAM-5.0, whole genome shotgun sequence genomic segment:
- the LOC103634547 gene encoding uncharacterized protein isoform X1 has product MAVSSPSSAPEKKRKWLLSNRKVTDKYLREARKILAAAPECGGGDAVAALGLVDAALELSPRMEAALELRARALLALRRYREVAEMLRDYIPSCGKSCSGEDTSSSSSASLLSTGSGDLGTISRAKLLSPDRHRSDDAEPDARPVRSFRCFDISELKRRVLAGLSKNPNTDTQWRYLVLGQACFHLGLIEDAMVLLQTGRRLASAAFRRESVCWSDDSFSSSSSSSATAAAPCVPSGKTSSSGWAFIIPATESEAVSQLLAHVKLLLRRRAAAMAALDAGLPAEAVRHFSKILEARRGVLPHPFAAACLVGRAAAFQASGRPADAIADCNRALALDPAYIPALRARADLLQSVGALADCLRDLDHLKLLYDAALRDGKLPGPRWRPQGGVRYREISGAHRKLTARIQGLRGRVAAGEACNIDYYLLLGVRRGCTRSELERAHLLLSLKLKPDRAVVFGERLELVDEHRDLEAVRDQARMSALLLYRMLQKGYSFVMSAVLDEEAAERQRAKDAAAAAAAAAAALAAKQEAPKQEPPPPVPEKSENTESGRPRSPPPPGRAQTAKPKPKPKAKAATTTATMPKAAAAVTSTAPVYQGVFCRDMAVVGTLLSRGGGFDRALPVKCEAMSC; this is encoded by the exons ATGGCGGTGTCCTCGCCTTCTTCTGCTCcggagaagaagaggaagtggCTGCTCAGCAACAGGAAG GTGACCGACAAGTACCTGCGTGAGGCGAGGAAGATTCTTGCGGCGGCGCCAGAGTGTGGCGGCGGTGACGCGGTGGCGGCGCTCGGCCTGGTCGACGCGGCGCTGGAGCTGTCGCCGCGGATGGAGGCCGCCCTGGAGCTGCGGGCGCGCGCGCTCCTCGCGCTGCGTCGCTACAGGGAGGTCGCGGAGATGCTCCGCGATTACATCCCCAGCTGCGGCAAGTCGTGCTCTGGCGAGGacacctcctcgtcctcgtcggcGTCCCTCTTGTCCACTGGCTCCGGTGATCTCGGCACGATCTCCCGCGCCAAGCTCCTCTCGCCCGACCGCCACCGCTCCGACGACGCGGAACCTGACGCCCGCCCCGTCCGCTCCTTCCGCTGCTTCGACATCTCCGAGCTCAAGCGCCGCGTCCTTGCCGGCCTCTCCAAGAACCCGAACACCGATACCCAGTGGAG GTACTTGGTCCTCGGCCAAGCTTGCTTCCACCTCGGCCTCATCGAGGACGCTATGGTGCTGCTGCAGACCGGCCGCCGCCTCGCTTCGGCGGCGTTCCGCCGCGAGAGCGTGTGCTGGTCGGACGACagcttctcgtcgtcgtcgtcgtcctccgcGACCGCCGCGGCTCCCTGCGTCCCGTCCGGCAAGACATCCAGCTCCGGTTGGGCGTTCATAATCCCGGCGACGGAGTCGGAGGCTGTGTCCCAGCTCCTGGCGCACGTGAAGCTCCTGCTCCGGCGCCGCGCGGCTGCCATGGCCGCGCTGGACGCTGGCCTCCCGGCCGAGGCCGTGCGCCATTTCTCCAAGATCCTCGAGGCGCGCCGTGGCGTGCTGCCGCACCCGTTCGCCGCCGCGTGCCTcgtgggccgcgccgccgcgttcCAGGCCAGCGGGCGTCCGGCCGACGCCATCGCGGACTGcaaccgcgcgctcgctctggacCCTGCCTACATCCCGGCGCTCCGCGCCCGCGCCGACCTCCTGCAGTCCGTGGGCGCGCTCGCGGACTGCCTGCGTGACCTGGACCACCTCAAGCTCCTGTACGACGCCGCGCTACGCGACGGCAAGCTCCCGGGGCCCCGGTGGCGGCCGCAGGGCGGCGTGCGGTACCGCGAGATCTCCGGCGCGCACCGCAAGCTGACGGCCCGCATCCAGGGGCTGCGCGGCCGCGTCGCCGCCGGCGAGGCGTGCAACATCGACTACTACCTGCTGCTTGGCGTGCGGCGCGGGTGCACGCGGTCCGAGCTGGAGCGCGCGCACCTGCTGCTCTCCCTGAAGCTCAAGCCCGACCGCGCCGTGGTGTTCGGGGAACGCCTGGAGCTCGTGGACGAGCACCGCGACCTGGAGGCGGTGCGTGACCAGGCGCGCATGTCCGCGCTGCTGCTGTACAGGATGCTGCAGAAGGGGTACTCGTTCGTCATGTCAGCCGTTCTGGACGAGGAGGCCGCCGAGAGGCAGAGGGCAAAGGAcgccgcggccgcggccgcggccgcaGCTGCCGCGCTGGCGGCCAAGCAGGAAGCTCCGAAGCAGGAACCACCGCCGCCGGTGCCTGAGAAATCCGAGAACACGGAGAGCGGCCGTCCAAGAAGCCCGCCACCGCCAGGGCGCGCGCAGACGGCGAAACCGAAACCGAAGCCCAAGGCCAAGGCCGCGACCACCACGGCGACAATGCCCAAGGCGGCGGCGGCCGTGACGTCTACGGCCCCTGTTTACCAGGGGGTGTTCTGCCGCGACATGGCGGTGGTGGGAACCCTGCTGTCCCGCGGCGGCGGGTTCGACCGCGCTCTCCCGGTGAAGTGCGAGGCAATGAGCTGCTGA
- the LOC103634547 gene encoding uncharacterized protein isoform X2 — translation MEAALELRARALLALRRYREVAEMLRDYIPSCGKSCSGEDTSSSSSASLLSTGSGDLGTISRAKLLSPDRHRSDDAEPDARPVRSFRCFDISELKRRVLAGLSKNPNTDTQWRYLVLGQACFHLGLIEDAMVLLQTGRRLASAAFRRESVCWSDDSFSSSSSSSATAAAPCVPSGKTSSSGWAFIIPATESEAVSQLLAHVKLLLRRRAAAMAALDAGLPAEAVRHFSKILEARRGVLPHPFAAACLVGRAAAFQASGRPADAIADCNRALALDPAYIPALRARADLLQSVGALADCLRDLDHLKLLYDAALRDGKLPGPRWRPQGGVRYREISGAHRKLTARIQGLRGRVAAGEACNIDYYLLLGVRRGCTRSELERAHLLLSLKLKPDRAVVFGERLELVDEHRDLEAVRDQARMSALLLYRMLQKGYSFVMSAVLDEEAAERQRAKDAAAAAAAAAAALAAKQEAPKQEPPPPVPEKSENTESGRPRSPPPPGRAQTAKPKPKPKAKAATTTATMPKAAAAVTSTAPVYQGVFCRDMAVVGTLLSRGGGFDRALPVKCEAMSC, via the exons ATGGAGGCCGCCCTGGAGCTGCGGGCGCGCGCGCTCCTCGCGCTGCGTCGCTACAGGGAGGTCGCGGAGATGCTCCGCGATTACATCCCCAGCTGCGGCAAGTCGTGCTCTGGCGAGGacacctcctcgtcctcgtcggcGTCCCTCTTGTCCACTGGCTCCGGTGATCTCGGCACGATCTCCCGCGCCAAGCTCCTCTCGCCCGACCGCCACCGCTCCGACGACGCGGAACCTGACGCCCGCCCCGTCCGCTCCTTCCGCTGCTTCGACATCTCCGAGCTCAAGCGCCGCGTCCTTGCCGGCCTCTCCAAGAACCCGAACACCGATACCCAGTGGAG GTACTTGGTCCTCGGCCAAGCTTGCTTCCACCTCGGCCTCATCGAGGACGCTATGGTGCTGCTGCAGACCGGCCGCCGCCTCGCTTCGGCGGCGTTCCGCCGCGAGAGCGTGTGCTGGTCGGACGACagcttctcgtcgtcgtcgtcgtcctccgcGACCGCCGCGGCTCCCTGCGTCCCGTCCGGCAAGACATCCAGCTCCGGTTGGGCGTTCATAATCCCGGCGACGGAGTCGGAGGCTGTGTCCCAGCTCCTGGCGCACGTGAAGCTCCTGCTCCGGCGCCGCGCGGCTGCCATGGCCGCGCTGGACGCTGGCCTCCCGGCCGAGGCCGTGCGCCATTTCTCCAAGATCCTCGAGGCGCGCCGTGGCGTGCTGCCGCACCCGTTCGCCGCCGCGTGCCTcgtgggccgcgccgccgcgttcCAGGCCAGCGGGCGTCCGGCCGACGCCATCGCGGACTGcaaccgcgcgctcgctctggacCCTGCCTACATCCCGGCGCTCCGCGCCCGCGCCGACCTCCTGCAGTCCGTGGGCGCGCTCGCGGACTGCCTGCGTGACCTGGACCACCTCAAGCTCCTGTACGACGCCGCGCTACGCGACGGCAAGCTCCCGGGGCCCCGGTGGCGGCCGCAGGGCGGCGTGCGGTACCGCGAGATCTCCGGCGCGCACCGCAAGCTGACGGCCCGCATCCAGGGGCTGCGCGGCCGCGTCGCCGCCGGCGAGGCGTGCAACATCGACTACTACCTGCTGCTTGGCGTGCGGCGCGGGTGCACGCGGTCCGAGCTGGAGCGCGCGCACCTGCTGCTCTCCCTGAAGCTCAAGCCCGACCGCGCCGTGGTGTTCGGGGAACGCCTGGAGCTCGTGGACGAGCACCGCGACCTGGAGGCGGTGCGTGACCAGGCGCGCATGTCCGCGCTGCTGCTGTACAGGATGCTGCAGAAGGGGTACTCGTTCGTCATGTCAGCCGTTCTGGACGAGGAGGCCGCCGAGAGGCAGAGGGCAAAGGAcgccgcggccgcggccgcggccgcaGCTGCCGCGCTGGCGGCCAAGCAGGAAGCTCCGAAGCAGGAACCACCGCCGCCGGTGCCTGAGAAATCCGAGAACACGGAGAGCGGCCGTCCAAGAAGCCCGCCACCGCCAGGGCGCGCGCAGACGGCGAAACCGAAACCGAAGCCCAAGGCCAAGGCCGCGACCACCACGGCGACAATGCCCAAGGCGGCGGCGGCCGTGACGTCTACGGCCCCTGTTTACCAGGGGGTGTTCTGCCGCGACATGGCGGTGGTGGGAACCCTGCTGTCCCGCGGCGGCGGGTTCGACCGCGCTCTCCCGGTGAAGTGCGAGGCAATGAGCTGCTGA